The following proteins are co-located in the Ketogulonicigenium robustum genome:
- a CDS encoding SlyX family protein — MNTENTQTLLEEKIAHLTRMVEDLSDVVHRQDQEIVQLTRRVHFLIEREATREAELMEAPAANQPPPHW; from the coding sequence ATGAACACTGAAAACACGCAAACCCTGCTGGAAGAAAAGATCGCCCATCTGACGCGGATGGTCGAAGACCTGTCCGATGTCGTGCACCGGCAAGACCAAGAAATCGTCCAACTGACGCGCCGCGTCCACTTCCTGATCGAACGCGAAGCCACGCGCGAGGCCGAGCTGATGGAGGCCCCTGCCGCCAACCAGCCGCCCCCGCACTGGTAA
- the dnaE gene encoding DNA polymerase III subunit alpha codes for MADPKFIHLRVHTEYSLLEGAIHAGDLPKMAAKAGMPAVAVTDTNNLFCALEFSEKAGKVGIQPIIGCQISVTYLQAEAGRRAEDPAAIVLLAQSEVGYNNLMALNSCAYLDKGGQLPQVTVADLAAHADGLICLTGGPDGPLGRLIRAGQEGAARILLERLASIYPQRLYVELQRHPGEDGLPEAEAQTERPFVEWAYALDLPLVATNDAHFPAEGFYEAHDALICIAEGAYVDQQEPRRKLTPQHYFKSQAEMATLFADLPEALENTVEIAKRCAFKAYKRAPILPRFADDEVEELRRQAKQGLTDRLAVIPHAAEEHVYWDRLEFEMNIIEKMGFPGYFLIVADFIKWAKDNGIPVGPGRGSGAGSLVAYALTITDLDPIRYSLLFERFLNPERVSMPDFDIDFCMDRREEVIQYVQGKYGRDRVAQIITFGALLSKAAVRDVGRVLQMPYGQVDRLSKMIPVEGVKPVSIAQALKDEPRLREEADREPVVARLLDYAGQVEGLLRNASTHAAGVVIGDRPLDHLVPLYQDPRSDMPATQFNMKWVEQAGLVKFDFLGLKTLTVIQNAVNLIRKSGRQLHEAADGTVLYTPPKGAENDIGAIPLDDAKSYQLYSDAKTVAVFQVESTGMMDALKRMKPTCIEDIVALVALYRPGPMENIPTYCEVKNGQREIASIHPTIDGILAETQGIIVYQEQVMQIAQVMAGYSLGGADLLRRAMGKKIAEEMAKERPKFTTGAKETHNIDEKKAGEVFDLLEKFANYGFNKSHAAAYAVVSYQTAWLKANHPVEFMAGVMNCDIHLTDKLAVYFQEVRRGLKIGTVPPCVNRSLATFDVVDGKLVYALGALKNVGVDAMRLVVEARGDKPFVTLFDVARRVDLKRVGKRPLEMMARAGAFDVLDGNRRRVLESLDALVAYSAAVHEQRASNQVSLFGEGGDDLPEPRLPNVPDWLAAERLGEEFKAIGFYLSGHPLDDAMPGLRRKGVLTLAEVEGKAQNGAFLARMAGVVAGRQERKSARGNRFAFAQLSDPSGQYEVTIFSDVLEAARPLLEAGTQVILQAEATLEADQLKLLARSFSAAGEVDTGIEGYRIYVDRPEALSQVSSVLENAIAAKVRAPRGHISFEIMLPDLGEVKIDAPKTYPLNPQIRAALRAVTGVQEVIEV; via the coding sequence ATGGCTGATCCCAAATTCATTCATCTGCGGGTGCATACCGAATACTCGCTGCTGGAAGGGGCGATCCACGCGGGTGACCTGCCGAAGATGGCCGCCAAGGCAGGGATGCCCGCCGTTGCAGTGACCGACACCAACAACCTGTTCTGCGCGCTGGAGTTTTCGGAAAAGGCGGGCAAGGTCGGCATTCAGCCGATCATCGGGTGCCAGATCAGCGTCACTTATCTGCAAGCCGAGGCGGGCCGCCGCGCCGAAGACCCGGCCGCCATCGTGCTGCTGGCGCAGTCCGAGGTTGGCTATAACAATTTGATGGCGCTGAATTCCTGTGCCTATCTGGACAAAGGCGGGCAGTTGCCGCAGGTAACTGTCGCCGATTTGGCCGCACATGCCGACGGGTTGATCTGCCTGACCGGCGGCCCCGACGGCCCCCTTGGCCGCCTGATCCGCGCCGGGCAAGAAGGGGCTGCGAGGATCTTGCTGGAGCGTTTGGCCAGCATCTATCCCCAGCGTTTGTATGTCGAGCTGCAGCGCCACCCCGGCGAAGACGGCTTGCCCGAGGCCGAGGCCCAGACCGAGCGGCCTTTCGTCGAATGGGCCTATGCGCTGGATCTGCCCTTGGTGGCCACGAACGACGCCCATTTTCCCGCCGAGGGGTTTTACGAGGCCCATGACGCGCTGATCTGCATTGCCGAGGGCGCCTATGTCGACCAGCAGGAACCGCGCCGCAAGCTGACGCCGCAGCATTATTTCAAGTCGCAGGCCGAGATGGCCACCCTGTTTGCCGATCTGCCCGAAGCGTTGGAAAACACGGTCGAAATCGCCAAGCGCTGCGCGTTCAAAGCCTATAAACGCGCGCCGATTTTGCCGCGTTTTGCCGATGACGAGGTGGAGGAACTGCGCCGTCAGGCCAAGCAGGGGCTGACCGACCGGCTAGCCGTAATTCCCCATGCCGCCGAGGAACATGTCTATTGGGATCGCCTTGAATTCGAGATGAACATCATCGAGAAGATGGGCTTCCCCGGATACTTCCTGATCGTGGCCGATTTTATCAAATGGGCCAAGGATAACGGCATTCCCGTCGGGCCGGGGCGGGGGTCGGGGGCTGGCAGTCTGGTCGCTTATGCGCTGACGATTACCGACCTTGACCCGATTCGGTACAGCCTGCTCTTCGAACGCTTTCTGAACCCCGAACGCGTTTCGATGCCCGACTTTGATATCGACTTCTGCATGGATCGCCGCGAGGAGGTGATCCAGTACGTGCAGGGTAAATACGGCCGCGACCGCGTGGCGCAGATTATTACCTTCGGCGCGCTTTTGTCGAAGGCCGCCGTGCGCGATGTGGGCCGCGTGTTGCAGATGCCTTACGGGCAGGTTGATCGCCTGTCCAAGATGATCCCCGTGGAGGGGGTAAAGCCTGTTTCGATCGCACAAGCGCTGAAGGACGAGCCGCGCCTGCGCGAGGAAGCCGATCGCGAGCCTGTGGTCGCGCGCCTGCTGGATTACGCGGGGCAGGTCGAGGGGCTGCTGCGCAATGCCTCGACCCACGCGGCGGGGGTGGTGATTGGCGACCGGCCGCTGGACCACCTGGTGCCGCTGTATCAGGACCCGCGGTCCGACATGCCTGCCACGCAGTTCAACATGAAGTGGGTCGAGCAAGCGGGCTTGGTAAAGTTCGACTTTCTGGGTCTGAAGACGCTGACCGTCATTCAGAACGCGGTGAACCTGATCCGCAAATCGGGGCGGCAGTTGCACGAGGCGGCGGACGGCACCGTGCTGTATACCCCGCCCAAGGGCGCGGAAAACGACATCGGGGCGATTCCGCTGGACGATGCGAAATCCTATCAGCTGTATTCCGATGCGAAGACCGTCGCCGTCTTTCAGGTAGAATCGACGGGGATGATGGATGCGCTGAAGCGCATGAAGCCGACCTGTATCGAGGATATCGTCGCGCTGGTGGCCCTTTACCGCCCGGGCCCGATGGAAAACATTCCCACTTATTGCGAGGTGAAGAACGGCCAGCGCGAGATTGCCTCGATCCATCCGACGATTGACGGGATTTTGGCCGAGACGCAGGGCATCATCGTTTACCAAGAACAGGTGATGCAGATTGCGCAGGTCATGGCGGGCTATAGCCTGGGCGGTGCCGATTTGCTGCGCCGCGCCATGGGTAAAAAGATCGCCGAGGAAATGGCGAAAGAGCGTCCGAAATTCACCACTGGCGCGAAAGAGACCCATAATATCGACGAAAAGAAGGCAGGCGAGGTTTTCGACCTGCTGGAGAAGTTCGCGAACTACGGGTTCAACAAATCGCACGCGGCGGCCTATGCGGTCGTCAGCTATCAGACGGCGTGGCTGAAGGCGAACCATCCGGTCGAATTCATGGCCGGCGTGATGAACTGCGATATTCACCTGACCGACAAGCTGGCCGTCTATTTCCAAGAGGTGCGGCGCGGCCTAAAGATCGGCACGGTGCCGCCTTGTGTGAACCGGTCGCTGGCGACGTTCGATGTGGTCGACGGCAAGCTGGTTTACGCGCTGGGCGCGCTGAAGAACGTGGGCGTCGATGCCATGCGGTTGGTGGTCGAGGCGCGCGGCGACAAGCCTTTCGTGACACTGTTCGACGTGGCCCGCCGTGTCGATTTGAAGCGTGTCGGCAAGCGCCCGTTGGAAATGATGGCCCGCGCGGGCGCGTTTGATGTGCTGGATGGCAACCGCCGCCGCGTGTTGGAATCGCTGGATGCGCTGGTGGCCTATTCGGCCGCCGTGCACGAACAGCGCGCCTCGAACCAAGTTTCGCTGTTTGGCGAGGGGGGCGACGACCTGCCCGAGCCGCGCTTGCCCAACGTCCCCGATTGGTTGGCCGCCGAGCGGTTGGGCGAGGAATTCAAGGCTATCGGCTTCTATCTGTCGGGCCACCCGCTGGACGATGCCATGCCGGGCCTGCGCCGCAAGGGCGTGCTGACCTTGGCTGAAGTCGAGGGCAAGGCCCAGAACGGTGCGTTTCTGGCGCGTATGGCGGGGGTTGTAGCGGGGCGGCAGGAGCGCAAATCCGCGCGCGGCAACCGCTTTGCCTTTGCGCAGCTGTCCGACCCGTCGGGGCAATACGAGGTGACGATATTCTCGGATGTCCTCGAGGCCGCGCGCCCGTTGCTAGAGGCAGGGACGCAGGTAATTTTGCAAGCCGAGGCGACGCTGGAGGCCGACCAGCTGAAACTGCTGGCGCGGTCGTTCAGCGCGGCAGGCGAGGTGGATACGGGGATCGAGGGCTACCGCATCTACGTTGACCGCCCCGAGGCACTGTCGCAGGTGTCATCGGTGCTGGAAAACGCGATTGCGGCCAAAGTGCGCGCCCCGCGCGGGCATATCTCGTTCGAGATCATGTTGCCCGATCTGGGCGAGGTAAAGATCGACGCGCCCAAGACCTACCCGTTGAACCCCCAGATCCGCGCGGCCTTGCGCGCGGTGACGGGTGTGCAGGAAGTGATTGAGGTCTAG
- a CDS encoding META domain-containing protein: MTRNLALIASLLASVAAPALAEGTRNLSGELTYLQRIALPEGAALKAEVHGPHDVILAEAEIPTNGAQVPLPFTLEIAQDVAARLTLAIAFEGQPRWKAPQIDIAAGTDDVALGAIVATPYVAAGFESQFNCEGKIVGAGFVNDSVVLTLPDGSQRVLPQVIAASGAKFADPDNPDQTFFWNKGENATMRIDGILTECAGVAEAQAAPWHAGGTAHDGAGEWGIDVSDDNYTLTRTGEDDVVGVLPAPQWRDGAVVWDVADPGMTLRTTQAICTGADGMPHPETVSLTLGDGPALQGCGGDPAVLLQGADWKVVDLLGKGVPSDGDGVIRFAPDGSVSGKSFCNNFIGSYEIGAEGLSMGHLASTLMICGAGADYREPEFLQTLRTAKTFTIADDGALELRGSDGAVMLRAVR, encoded by the coding sequence ATGACCCGTAACCTTGCCCTGATCGCCAGTTTGCTTGCCTCGGTTGCCGCGCCAGCGTTGGCCGAAGGAACCCGCAACTTGTCGGGCGAATTGACCTATTTGCAGCGCATCGCGTTGCCCGAAGGTGCCGCCCTGAAAGCCGAAGTGCACGGCCCCCATGATGTGATTTTGGCTGAGGCCGAAATACCGACCAACGGCGCGCAGGTGCCGCTGCCCTTCACGCTGGAGATCGCGCAAGATGTCGCTGCGCGCCTGACGCTTGCGATTGCGTTTGAAGGGCAGCCGCGCTGGAAAGCCCCGCAGATCGACATTGCTGCCGGTACGGATGATGTGGCGCTGGGCGCAATTGTCGCCACGCCCTATGTCGCGGCGGGGTTTGAATCGCAGTTCAACTGCGAGGGGAAAATTGTTGGCGCTGGGTTCGTGAACGATTCGGTGGTTCTGACGCTGCCCGATGGCAGCCAGCGGGTGCTGCCTCAGGTTATTGCCGCCTCGGGGGCGAAATTCGCTGACCCCGATAACCCCGACCAGACCTTTTTCTGGAACAAGGGCGAAAACGCGACGATGCGCATCGACGGGATTTTGACCGAATGTGCGGGCGTTGCCGAAGCGCAGGCCGCGCCGTGGCACGCAGGTGGCACCGCGCACGATGGCGCGGGCGAATGGGGCATTGACGTATCGGACGACAATTACACCCTGACCCGCACCGGCGAGGATGACGTTGTCGGCGTGCTTCCCGCCCCGCAGTGGCGCGATGGCGCGGTGGTTTGGGATGTCGCCGACCCTGGGATGACGCTGCGCACGACGCAGGCGATTTGCACCGGCGCGGACGGCATGCCTCACCCTGAAACGGTCAGCCTAACGCTGGGCGACGGCCCCGCCTTGCAAGGCTGCGGCGGTGATCCGGCGGTGCTGTTGCAGGGGGCCGATTGGAAGGTTGTCGACCTGCTGGGCAAGGGCGTACCTAGCGATGGAGACGGGGTGATCCGCTTTGCGCCCGATGGCAGCGTCAGCGGAAAGTCGTTCTGCAACAATTTCATCGGCTCGTATGAAATCGGGGCCGAAGGGCTGTCGATGGGGCATCTGGCGTCGACCCTGATGATTTGCGGGGCGGGGGCAGATTACCGCGAGCCGGAGTTTCTGCAGACCCTGCGCACCGCAAAGACCTTCACCATCGCCGATGACGGCGCGCTGGAGCTGCGCGGTAGCGACGGCGCCGTGATGTTGCGGGCCGTTCGGTAA